A window of Chrysiogenia bacterium genomic DNA:
GCGCATTCCCAGTTCCATCGCCTCACGCTTGATCTCCAGCGTCGAGGCACCATTGAGGATCAGTTCCTTGAGCTCGTCGTGCATCAGCATCACGTTGTAAACCGCCACGCGCCCCTTCATGCCGCTGTCATTGCAGACCTTGCAGCCCTTGCCCCGATAGGGGCTGAAGGTGTCTTTCCAGTCCTCGGGCATGCCCGCATCGATGAGCGCCTTCCAGTTCGCCTCTTCGGGTTCCTTGCACTCGGGGCAAAGGCGCTTGGCAAGGCGCTGGGCCAGGATCACGTTCACCGAAGACGCCACCAGGAAAGGCTCGACGCCCATGTTCAGAAGGCGCGAGACGGTGGCCGGCGCGTCGTTGGTATGCAGCGTGGAGAGAACCAGGTGGCCCGTGAGGGCGGCCTTGATCCCGATTTCCGCCGTCTCGAAGTCGCGAATCTCGCCCACCAGGATGATGTCGGGATCCTGTCGAAGGAAGCTGCGGAGGGCCGCGGCGAAGTTCAGGCCGATGTCGTCCTTCATCTGCACCTGGTTGATGCCGGCGAAGTTGAATTCGACGGGATCTTCGGCCGTCGAGATATTCACGTCCTCGGAGTTGAGCTCGGCAAGCGCGGAGTAGAGAGTCGTCGTCTTGCCCGAACCCGTGGGACCGGTCACCAGGCACATACCATTGGGACGCTCGATGCCGTCTTTCCACTGCGCCAACTGGTAGTCGTCGAATCCGAGCTTCGTCATATCGAGCTGCAGGTTCGACTGGTCCAGGAGCCGGAGCACGATTTTTTCGCCAAAGAGCGTGGGGCAAACCGACACGCGATAGTCCATCGACTTGTTGCGGCCCATCTTGAGCTTGATGCGGCCGTCCTGGGGAAGGCGGCGCTCGGCAATATCGAGCGAACTCATGATCTTCAAGCGCGAGGTGATCGCGTTCTTGAGCTTGAGCGGCGGCCGCATGATTTCTTCGAGGTCACCGTCGGTGCGGTAACGCACGCGGTAGGACTTCTCGTAGGGTTCGATGTGAATGTCGGAGGCGCCGCGCTTGATTGCCTCCATCAGGATATAGTTGCAGAGCTTGATGACCGGCGCGTCCTCGGATGCCGCGGCCAGGGCGTCCATGTCGACGTCCTCGTCCTCATCGCCGAATTCAACACCCTCAAGATCATCCATGCCGTCGAGCAGGTCATCGGTATCGAACTCGTCTTCGGCCTGGAGTGCGGAGTAGTAGCGCTCGGTCGCCTCTTCAATGGCCTGCTCGGTGGCCACAACCACTTCGATGTTGTAACCGGTGACGAACTTGATGTCGTCGATGGCCATGATGTTCGAGGGATCGGCCATGGCCACGATGAGCGTGGCACCGGCGCGGTTGACGGGAATCAGCTTGTATTTTTGCGCCTGATCGTGCGGGATCAGCCGGATGACTTCCTCATCGATCTCGAACTCGCTGAGGTTGATCGAGGGCACGCCGAACTGCTTCGAGAGGAAGCTGGTCAGCTCACTCTCTTCGACGAGTCCCAGTCGTGTCAGTGTCGTGCCGAGGCGCTCACCGCTCTTTTTCTGTTCTTCAAGCGCCTGCTGCAGCTGCACCGGGCTGATGAGTTTTTCGCGAACAAGAAGCTCTCCAAGACGACCGCTCATATGACTCTTTCTCCAAACATGGGCCCGGATTTATTGCCGGGTTACACGCAGGTTTCGTACATACGCCTTCAGCGCGGGCTCTGCCCGTCATACGCCCCAAGGGTAGGTTGTTGTCTGGCCGCCCCCACCTGACGTGGCTGGCCCACAAAACCCCGAAAACACGCACGGTTTCCGGTCCCTGGCAAGTGTAAGTACCTGCAGCGCAGATGGTAGGCGACCTCGTGCCCGCCAGTCAAAATCTACCCTGCAGCCGGGTCCGTGTTTTTTTCGTCAATGACGCATGGCGCAATCAGCATCCCTGCACGAATTCAATGTAATGGGGGTCACAACTGCCCAAGACGGATCGAAATAGAATATGCTGGAAGCACGGTGAGGTGCCGGCGCGCAAAGAATCGCCTTTGAGAGAAGCAACATCTCAGGGGTGTGAGAGCGCCGCCAGGCCCGGTTGACCAGACCGGGAACGTGGTTAGGTTGAAACTCACCCCTCTTTGCGAGAGGTGAGGGGGCGTTCCCCGGCGGACGCTCCAATGCAGCGGCAAGGCCCTCCTTCCCGCACCCCCGAGAGGTCACTTCATGAAATGGTTTGACAACATGCGAGGCGGCAACCCCAAGGCCGACACCTCGGACATTCCCTCCGAGCTGCCGATTCTTCCACTGCGCAATGCGGTGCTCTATCCGGGCGCCATCATTCCGCTGAGCGTGGGACGTCCCAAGTCGGTCCAGCTCGTCGAGGACGCACTCAAGGGCGATCGCATCATCGG
This region includes:
- the pilB gene encoding type IV-A pilus assembly ATPase PilB → MSGRLGELLVREKLISPVQLQQALEEQKKSGERLGTTLTRLGLVEESELTSFLSKQFGVPSINLSEFEIDEEVIRLIPHDQAQKYKLIPVNRAGATLIVAMADPSNIMAIDDIKFVTGYNIEVVVATEQAIEEATERYYSALQAEDEFDTDDLLDGMDDLEGVEFGDEDEDVDMDALAAASEDAPVIKLCNYILMEAIKRGASDIHIEPYEKSYRVRYRTDGDLEEIMRPPLKLKNAITSRLKIMSSLDIAERRLPQDGRIKLKMGRNKSMDYRVSVCPTLFGEKIVLRLLDQSNLQLDMTKLGFDDYQLAQWKDGIERPNGMCLVTGPTGSGKTTTLYSALAELNSEDVNISTAEDPVEFNFAGINQVQMKDDIGLNFAAALRSFLRQDPDIILVGEIRDFETAEIGIKAALTGHLVLSTLHTNDAPATVSRLLNMGVEPFLVASSVNVILAQRLAKRLCPECKEPEEANWKALIDAGMPEDWKDTFSPYRGKGCKVCNDSGMKGRVAVYNVMLMHDELKELILNGASTLEIKREAMELGMRTLRQSGLLHIKNGMTTLEEVVRISVPD